The following proteins come from a genomic window of Winogradskyella sp. PC-19:
- the fbp gene encoding class 1 fructose-bisphosphatase: MSHRNQTLGEFIIENQSSFKYTSGELSRLINSIRLAAKVVNYEVNQAGLVDIIGNAGDTNIQGENQQKLDVYANDTFIKTMTKRNIVCGIASEEEDDFIAINSQDENHQNKYVVLIDPLDGSSNIDVNVSVGTIFSIYRRVTPVGTPVTIADFLQKGNKQVAAGYVVYGTSTMLVYTTGHGVNGFTLNPAIGTFYLSHPDMQFPEDGNIYSVNEGNYIHFPKGIKDYIKYCQMEEGDRPYTSRYIGSLVSDFHRNMIKGGIYMYPKSSMAAKGKLRLLYECNPMAFIAEQANGKASDGFTRIMDIVPTELHERVPFICGSKNMVEKAKEFMRNA; the protein is encoded by the coding sequence ATGTCGCATCGCAATCAGACCTTAGGTGAGTTTATTATCGAAAATCAATCGTCTTTTAAATATACTTCCGGAGAGTTATCACGTCTTATAAATTCTATTCGTTTAGCAGCTAAAGTGGTCAACTATGAAGTAAACCAAGCTGGATTAGTAGATATTATCGGTAATGCTGGTGACACAAATATTCAGGGTGAAAACCAACAGAAATTAGATGTATACGCTAATGATACTTTCATAAAAACCATGACCAAAAGAAATATTGTTTGTGGTATTGCAAGTGAAGAAGAGGATGATTTTATTGCTATTAATAGTCAAGATGAAAATCATCAGAACAAATATGTCGTTTTAATCGATCCGCTTGATGGTTCATCTAATATTGATGTCAATGTTTCTGTAGGTACTATTTTTTCGATTTACAGACGTGTAACGCCTGTTGGAACGCCTGTTACTATTGCGGATTTTTTACAAAAAGGAAATAAACAAGTCGCTGCAGGTTACGTTGTTTATGGTACATCGACAATGTTAGTCTATACTACTGGTCATGGTGTTAATGGATTTACGCTAAACCCTGCAATTGGTACTTTTTACTTATCACATCCAGATATGCAATTTCCTGAAGATGGTAATATCTATTCTGTCAATGAAGGTAACTATATTCACTTCCCAAAAGGCATAAAAGATTATATAAAGTATTGTCAAATGGAAGAAGGTGACCGACCTTACACGTCTCGATATATTGGGTCTTTAGTTTCGGATTTTCATCGTAATATGATAAAAGGCGGTATATATATGTACCCTAAAAGCTCAATGGCGGCAAAAGGAAAATTACGTTTACTTTACGAATGTAATCCAATGGCATTTATCGCTGAACAAGCAAACGGAAAAGCGAGTGACGGTTTTACAAGAATTATGGATATTGTACCAACCGAACTTCATGAGCGTGTACCTTTTATTTGCGGCAGCAAAAACATGGTAGAAAAGGCAAAAGAGTTTATGCGTAACGCATAA